A stretch of the Aegilops tauschii subsp. strangulata cultivar AL8/78 chromosome 4, Aet v6.0, whole genome shotgun sequence genome encodes the following:
- the LOC109744355 gene encoding expansin-A24, which translates to MTSAPARAIAVVALVLTCCGLAMAADNAPVWLRAHATFYGGADASDTMGGACGYGNLYSAGYGTRTAALSQALFNDGAACGQCYKIACDRKLADPMFCKPGVSVTITATNLCPPNYALPSDNGGWCNPPRPHFDMAQPAWEKIGVYKGGIIPVMYQRVPCVRKGGVRFKIAGHDYFNLVNVFNVAAAGSIKSMDVKTSNSDAWAPMGRNWGANWQSLANLTGKMLSFRLTNTDGQTLVFNNIVPAGWTFGQTFASKLQF; encoded by the exons ATGACGTCGGCTCCAGCTCGAGCTATTGCGGTGGTGGCTCTCGTGCTCACGTGCTGTGGGCTGGCCATGGCCGCCGACAACGCGCCGGTATGGCTGAGGGCGCATGCGACGTTCTACGGCGGCGCCGATGCCTCTGACACCATGG GTGGGGCGTGTGGGTACGGCAACCTATACTCTGCGGGCTACGGCACGCGGACGGCGGCGCTGAGCCAGGCGCTCTTCAACGACGGTGCGGCGTGTGGTCAGTGCTACAAAATTGCTTGTGACCGCAAGCTTGCGGATCCGATGTTCTGCAAACCCGGCGTCTCGGTGACAATCACGGCCACGAACCTTTGCCCGCCTAACTATGCACTCCCGAGCGACAATGGAGGATGGTGCAATCCTCCGAGGCCGCACTTCGACATGGCGCAGCCGGCCTGGGAGAAGATTGGTGTGTACAAGGGTGGCATCATCCCTGTCATGTACCAGAG GGTTCCATGCGTGAGGAAAGGTGGGGTGAGGTTCAAGATCGCTGGTCATGATTACTTCAACCTAGTTAACGTATTCAACGTGGCAGCTGCCGGATCAATCAAATCGATGGATGTCAAGACCTCTAATTCAGACGCATGGGCGCCAATGGGTCGTAACTGGGGCGCGAACTGGCAATCTCTAGCGAATCTTACAGGGAAGATGCTCTCATTCAGATTGACCAACACAGATGGGCAGACGCTTGTGTTCAACAATATTGTTCCAGCTGGATGGACGTTTGGGCAAACATTTGCGAGCAAATTGCAGTTTTAA